The following nucleotide sequence is from Nitratidesulfovibrio termitidis HI1.
ATTGAAGGACAAGAAGACATTGCGCACTTGGGTTGCAAAATTCCAGCGTGGTGAATCTCTTGAAGATGGCCGAGGCAGGCAAGGAGAGCGCTGCGGTCGACCGCGTACAAAGTTTGCTTCCGCTGAAGAGGAGCTCAAATACGTCAAGGCGGAGCTTGAATTCGTAAAAAAGTTGTATCGCTCTCGGTTCGGCCACGAATGGGGAGCGCACAAAAAG
It contains:
- a CDS encoding transposase, which codes for MTYSKEFKEAAVKLYLEGNKGYQQLTNELGLKDKKTLRTWVAKFQRGESLEDGRGRQGERCGRPRTKFASAEEELKYVKAELEFVKKLYRSRFGHEWGAHKKGGIS